The Parabacteroides sp. AD58 genome includes a window with the following:
- a CDS encoding FAD-dependent oxidoreductase: MKYLIIGGVAGGATVAARLRRNDEKAQIILFERGEYVSYANCGLPYYIGGTIKERNKLFVQTVKGFVSRFRIDIRTRQEVTRILPGTKQVEVKNLQSGEVYTESYDKLVLSPGAEPLRPRIEGIDSPKIFTLRNVPDTDAIKGFLQQMKPKKAVVVGGGFIGLEMAENLHEAGVQVTVIEMADQVMAPLDFSMAALVHQHLTSKGVTLLLGDGVKKFETLADQSLAVHLASGKTVQTDLVILSIGVRPENQLAREAGLSLGERGGIQVNAYLQTSDPNIYALGDAVEIQHLITHKPAMIPLAGPANKQGRIAADNIVYGNKEVYKGAMGTSIAKIFDLTVAAAGANAKLLKREGIPYISSYTHGSSHAGYYPGAVPLSIKILFAPETGVLLGAQVVGFGGVDKRIEMLAQTIQHEGTIYDLMELEHAYAPPYAAAKDPVNMAGFVADNILKDRVRIITWRDIDKLEADVVKIDVRTKDEYSLGTIPGFINIPVDELREHLDELPKDKPIVVTCAVGLRGYLAYRILVQNGFKNVRNLSGGYKTWSTATAPVCNDAHCQAKADTEEKTDDGQPANPSKPVLSVDACGLMCPGPILQLKKNYAELKEGEALVIKATDQAFGKDVASWCKMTGAQLTSLENRNGIVAATIQKAAPVCSAATSQPADHKTIVVFSDDLDKALATFVIANGAAAAGKKVTLFFTFWGLNIIKKRNKPAVEKDFMGKMFGWMLPSSSEKLKLSKMNMGGMGSKMMRMIMKQKRIDSLESLMQQAIDNGVEMIACTMSMDVMGVKQEELLDNVKLGGVATYLERAEEANLNLFI, encoded by the coding sequence ATGAAGTACTTGATTATTGGAGGTGTAGCCGGAGGTGCCACCGTTGCCGCACGACTCAGAAGAAACGACGAGAAAGCCCAGATCATCTTATTTGAAAGAGGGGAATACGTATCATACGCCAATTGTGGTCTGCCCTATTACATTGGCGGTACCATCAAAGAACGGAACAAGCTGTTTGTACAGACCGTAAAGGGGTTTGTCAGCCGCTTCCGTATTGACATCCGTACCCGTCAGGAAGTAACCCGTATATTACCTGGAACAAAACAGGTGGAAGTTAAGAACCTGCAAAGCGGAGAAGTCTATACAGAGAGTTATGACAAACTGGTACTCTCGCCGGGAGCCGAGCCGTTGCGCCCGAGAATCGAAGGCATTGACAGTCCGAAAATCTTTACCCTGCGGAATGTTCCCGATACAGATGCCATCAAAGGATTCCTGCAACAGATGAAGCCGAAGAAAGCGGTTGTCGTAGGCGGTGGATTCATCGGACTGGAAATGGCAGAGAACCTGCATGAAGCCGGAGTACAGGTAACAGTGATTGAAATGGCCGATCAGGTCATGGCTCCTCTTGACTTCTCGATGGCAGCCTTGGTGCACCAACATCTCACCAGCAAAGGTGTAACATTGCTTTTGGGCGACGGCGTGAAGAAATTTGAAACCCTTGCGGACCAATCCCTGGCTGTTCATCTGGCAAGCGGAAAAACCGTACAGACCGATCTGGTAATCCTGAGCATTGGTGTGCGCCCGGAAAACCAACTGGCCCGCGAAGCTGGTTTGTCTTTGGGAGAACGAGGCGGAATCCAGGTCAATGCCTATCTGCAAACGTCGGATCCGAATATTTATGCCTTGGGTGATGCTGTCGAAATCCAACATCTGATTACTCACAAGCCAGCCATGATTCCATTGGCAGGACCAGCCAACAAGCAAGGTCGTATTGCCGCCGATAATATCGTTTACGGCAACAAGGAAGTATATAAAGGAGCGATGGGAACATCAATCGCCAAGATATTCGACCTGACAGTTGCTGCAGCTGGAGCCAATGCCAAGCTGTTGAAACGGGAAGGCATTCCGTATATCTCGTCTTATACACACGGAAGTTCGCATGCGGGTTATTATCCGGGAGCCGTTCCTTTATCCATCAAGATCTTGTTTGCGCCCGAAACAGGTGTGTTGCTGGGTGCGCAGGTAGTAGGATTCGGCGGTGTGGACAAACGTATTGAAATGTTGGCCCAGACCATCCAGCACGAAGGTACGATTTATGACCTGATGGAACTCGAACATGCGTATGCGCCTCCATACGCCGCCGCCAAAGATCCGGTGAACATGGCCGGTTTCGTTGCCGACAACATCCTGAAAGACCGCGTTCGGATCATCACCTGGCGCGATATCGACAAGCTCGAAGCCGATGTAGTCAAGATTGATGTCCGTACTAAAGATGAATACAGCTTAGGAACGATTCCGGGCTTTATCAATATCCCGGTGGACGAATTACGCGAACATCTGGACGAACTGCCCAAAGACAAACCGATTGTGGTTACTTGTGCCGTCGGATTAAGAGGTTATCTTGCCTATCGAATCTTGGTACAGAACGGATTCAAGAATGTACGGAACTTATCGGGTGGATATAAGACCTGGAGTACAGCCACGGCTCCTGTCTGCAACGATGCCCACTGCCAGGCCAAAGCCGACACAGAGGAAAAAACAGACGATGGCCAGCCTGCCAATCCATCCAAACCGGTTTTATCGGTCGATGCCTGCGGATTGATGTGCCCTGGTCCTATTCTGCAGCTGAAGAAGAACTATGCAGAACTGAAAGAAGGGGAAGCCTTAGTCATCAAAGCGACCGATCAGGCTTTCGGGAAAGATGTCGCTTCCTGGTGTAAAATGACCGGAGCCCAATTGACAAGTCTGGAAAACCGGAACGGAATTGTAGCCGCAACCATCCAAAAAGCAGCGCCAGTCTGTTCTGCCGCCACGAGCCAGCCGGCCGATCACAAGACCATCGTTGTCTTCAGTGACGACTTAGACAAGGCTTTAGCTACTTTCGTGATTGCCAATGGAGCAGCAGCCGCAGGAAAGAAAGTCACCCTCTTCTTCACGTTCTGGGGACTGAACATCATCAAGAAGCGGAACAAACCGGCCGTTGAAAAAGACTTCATGGGGAAAATGTTCGGTTGGATGCTTCCATCCAGCAGTGAAAAGCTCAAACTGTCTAAGATGAATATGGGCGGTATGGGCAGCAAGATGATGCGGATGATCATGAAACAGAAACGCATTGACAGCCTGGAAAGTCTGATGCAACAGGCCATCGACAACGGAGTAGAAATGATTGCCTGCACCATGAGCATGGATGTGATGGGAGTCAAGCAGGAAGAACTGCTGGATAACGTCAAATTAGGCGGTGTAGCCACCTATCTGGAAAGAGCCGAAGAAGCGAATCTGAATCTCTTCATCTGA
- a CDS encoding MBOAT family O-acyltransferase — protein sequence MIFNSIDFLIFLPIVFILYWQLKNNINLQNLFIVVVSYIFYGWWDYRFLFLISFTSLCSFYSGIMIDYYQSDKSKKRLIAICNILINIGILAVFKYYNFFIQSLSYILLQFGIHLDFITINIILPVGISFYTFQALSYTIDVYRGDIKASHNIISFFAYISFFPQLVAGPIERSTNLLPQFSSIRTFKYETAIDGLRQMLWGFFKKIVVADNCAAGVNHVFAEIDSLDSISLFYGALMFSMQIYGDFSGYSDIAIGTSKIFGIKLMRNFNYPYFSRDIAEFWRKWHISLTTWFRDYLYIPMGGSRYGKLKSIKNTLIIFLTSGLWHGANWTFLLWGAYHALLFIPLLITNKNRKHLAGIAEHSILPSFKELIQMTTTFILVLMGWIIFRAENIGIAIKYYNRMFTNFELTLPEYGKTALIWIIIMLVAEWLQRDKQHTLQIENSIQNKYIRHFIYYAIISIIIIFQGETAQFIFFQF from the coding sequence ATGATTTTTAACTCAATTGATTTTTTAATTTTTTTACCAATTGTATTTATCTTATACTGGCAACTAAAAAATAATATAAATCTACAAAATCTATTTATAGTTGTTGTAAGCTATATTTTTTATGGATGGTGGGATTACCGTTTTTTATTTCTAATCTCTTTTACTTCTCTATGTAGTTTTTATAGTGGTATTATGATAGACTACTATCAATCAGACAAATCTAAGAAAAGACTTATTGCTATCTGTAACATATTAATCAACATTGGCATCCTAGCAGTTTTTAAATATTACAACTTTTTCATACAAAGTTTATCCTATATTCTCTTACAATTCGGAATTCATCTTGACTTCATAACTATAAATATAATTTTACCGGTAGGTATAAGTTTTTATACATTCCAAGCTTTAAGCTATACAATAGATGTATATAGAGGAGATATTAAAGCGTCTCATAATATTATTTCATTTTTTGCATATATCAGTTTCTTTCCTCAATTGGTAGCAGGTCCTATAGAAAGATCAACAAATCTACTACCACAATTTTCAAGTATACGGACATTTAAATATGAAACAGCAATCGATGGTCTACGCCAAATGTTATGGGGCTTCTTTAAAAAAATTGTCGTAGCAGACAATTGCGCAGCAGGAGTCAATCATGTATTTGCGGAAATAGACAGCTTGGACTCTATCTCTTTGTTTTATGGAGCATTGATGTTTTCAATGCAAATATATGGCGATTTCTCAGGTTATAGTGATATAGCTATTGGAACATCTAAAATATTCGGTATCAAGTTGATGAGGAATTTTAATTACCCCTATTTTTCAAGAGATATTGCAGAGTTTTGGAGGAAATGGCATATTTCACTTACCACCTGGTTCCGTGATTATTTATATATACCAATGGGAGGAAGCCGCTATGGAAAATTAAAAAGCATAAAAAATACTCTTATTATATTTTTGACCAGTGGCCTATGGCATGGTGCTAATTGGACATTTCTCTTATGGGGCGCCTATCATGCACTACTCTTTATTCCTCTTTTAATAACAAACAAAAACAGAAAACACCTTGCAGGAATTGCAGAACACTCAATTCTCCCATCTTTTAAAGAATTAATTCAAATGACTACAACCTTCATATTAGTACTAATGGGCTGGATCATTTTTAGAGCTGAAAATATAGGTATAGCCATAAAGTACTACAACAGAATGTTTACTAATTTTGAACTCACTTTACCAGAATATGGAAAAACAGCTCTAATTTGGATCATTATTATGCTTGTTGCTGAATGGTTGCAAAGAGATAAACAACATACCTTACAAATAGAAAATAGCATACAGAATAAATATATCAGACACTTTATCTATTATGCCATTATTTCCATTATAATTATATTTCAAGGAGAAACAGCCCAATTTATTTTTTTTCAATTTTAA
- a CDS encoding YggS family pyridoxal phosphate-dependent enzyme, which produces MDIAQHIQELQASLPQGVTLVAVSKFHPVEALQEAYQAGQRVFGESRAQELVAKQHVLPKDIEWHFIGPLQSNKVKEIAPFISLIHSVDSLKLLKEIDKQAAKNERIIRVLLEIHVAAEETKHGFTPNECRDLVHHLPDLPHVQICGIMGMATLTDDETQIRKEFHTLHELFTELKGSVFSQSEAFSILSMGMTHDYKLAIEEGSNMIRVGTYIFGEREY; this is translated from the coding sequence ATGGATATAGCTCAGCATATTCAAGAACTACAGGCTTCACTTCCTCAAGGAGTGACGCTTGTAGCCGTTTCAAAGTTTCATCCGGTTGAAGCTCTGCAAGAAGCTTATCAGGCCGGACAGCGAGTATTCGGAGAAAGCAGAGCTCAAGAGCTGGTAGCCAAACAGCATGTTCTCCCCAAAGATATTGAATGGCATTTCATCGGTCCGCTGCAAAGCAATAAGGTGAAAGAGATTGCTCCATTCATCAGTCTGATTCATAGCGTCGACTCTCTGAAGCTATTGAAGGAAATAGACAAACAGGCGGCCAAGAATGAACGGATCATCCGCGTCTTACTGGAAATCCATGTGGCGGCAGAAGAGACTAAACACGGATTTACACCCAACGAATGTCGTGATTTGGTCCATCACCTGCCGGATTTGCCACATGTACAAATCTGCGGTATTATGGGTATGGCAACTTTAACAGACGACGAAACACAGATCCGCAAGGAATTTCATACCTTGCATGAGCTTTTCACCGAGCTAAAAGGAAGTGTTTTCAGTCAGTCGGAAGCATTTTCCATCCTTTCGATGGGAATGACACACGACTACAAGCTGGCCATCGAAGAAGGAAGCAACATGATACGTGTGGGAACTTATATCTTTGGTGAGAGAGAATATTAA
- a CDS encoding DUF4827 domain-containing protein — translation MNKILGSSLMISAVLLATSCDKTQSYADMLKAEEKAIEKLMDEEDIVILKEYPADGVFKENEFYQMDNDVYINVIDSGNGNRIGTKRQNVNARFVVRFFKSDTIELDGFASSRLPVTFSYQKYSDNYYIWGYDQNDTNVDAIMSSFICEGLASGLQYVGDSSIVKLIVPFKVGPTSFQSSGEPLYYTKVRYTFEQ, via the coding sequence ATGAATAAAATATTAGGAAGTTCGTTGATGATAAGTGCTGTTTTGTTGGCAACTTCATGCGACAAAACACAGTCTTATGCCGATATGTTGAAAGCCGAAGAGAAGGCAATTGAGAAGTTGATGGACGAAGAAGACATCGTAATCTTGAAAGAGTATCCGGCTGATGGAGTCTTTAAGGAAAATGAGTTCTATCAGATGGATAATGATGTTTATATTAATGTCATTGATTCCGGAAATGGTAATAGGATAGGTACGAAACGCCAGAATGTAAATGCGCGTTTTGTCGTTCGCTTCTTTAAGTCGGATACAATAGAATTGGATGGTTTTGCCAGTTCACGTCTGCCTGTTACTTTTTCTTATCAGAAATATTCAGACAATTATTATATATGGGGATATGACCAGAACGATACGAATGTCGATGCTATCATGAGTAGCTTTATCTGCGAAGGTCTGGCTTCGGGTCTGCAGTACGTAGGTGATAGTTCGATCGTGAAGCTGATCGTTCCGTTTAAGGTCGGTCCAACTTCGTTCCAGAGTTCGGGCGAACCTCTTTATTATACGAAAGTAAGATATACTTTCGAGCAGTAG
- a CDS encoding DHH family phosphoesterase encodes MITKIISEELIQKAKKYVEKGDKFVIVTHVSPDGDALGASLGLYHFLNTYGKSQVTVVVPNEFPLFYKWMPGAKDIVIYDKYQEFADQLLQEADVIFCLDFNEPKRVEKMADALLKAEGRKVMIDHHLNPADFCRVTMSYPQMSSTSEMIFRFICRMGMFDLLPRESAICIYTGMMTDTGSFTYNSNQPEIYTIISELIKKGIDKDEIYRKVFQVYSESRLRLQGYVLYEKMKVYPGKQTAMLSLSAEELERFHYVTGDSEGFVNMPLSIEDVCFSVFLREDKDYVKVSLRSVGDFPCNEFATKYFHGGGHKNASGGEFFGTLDEAIACFENALEEFNPSLEKEKRENQH; translated from the coding sequence ATGATTACTAAAATCATTTCTGAAGAGCTGATCCAGAAAGCTAAAAAGTATGTTGAAAAAGGTGATAAGTTTGTTATTGTCACTCATGTTTCCCCCGACGGAGATGCTTTAGGTGCTTCCTTGGGATTATATCATTTCTTGAATACTTATGGCAAAAGTCAGGTGACTGTTGTTGTCCCCAATGAATTTCCTTTATTCTATAAATGGATGCCAGGTGCTAAAGATATTGTTATATATGATAAATATCAGGAATTTGCCGACCAGCTACTCCAGGAAGCTGATGTCATTTTCTGTTTAGATTTTAATGAACCTAAACGAGTTGAAAAGATGGCTGATGCTCTTTTGAAAGCAGAAGGCAGAAAAGTGATGATCGATCATCATCTGAATCCGGCCGACTTTTGCCGGGTAACAATGTCTTATCCGCAGATGTCATCAACCAGTGAGATGATTTTCCGTTTCATTTGCCGAATGGGTATGTTTGACCTTTTACCGCGGGAATCGGCCATTTGTATTTATACCGGAATGATGACGGATACCGGATCATTTACCTATAATTCGAATCAGCCTGAAATTTATACGATCATCAGTGAACTGATTAAGAAGGGTATTGATAAGGATGAAATCTACCGGAAAGTATTCCAGGTCTATTCAGAGAGCCGCTTGCGCCTGCAAGGATATGTATTGTATGAGAAGATGAAAGTTTATCCCGGTAAGCAGACGGCCATGTTGTCATTGTCGGCTGAAGAGTTGGAGCGTTTCCATTATGTGACAGGTGATTCAGAGGGCTTTGTCAATATGCCATTAAGCATCGAAGATGTTTGTTTCAGTGTTTTCCTGCGTGAGGACAAAGATTATGTGAAGGTTTCGCTGCGTTCGGTAGGAGATTTCCCTTGTAATGAGTTTGCCACAAAATACTTTCATGGCGGTGGGCATAAAAATGCTTCGGGCGGAGAGTTTTTCGGAACACTGGATGAAGCGATTGCCTGTTTTGAGAACGCATTAGAAGAGTTTAACCCAAGCCTGGAAAAAGAAAAGAGAGAAAATCAACATTGA
- the glmM gene encoding phosphoglucosamine mutase: MTLIKSISGIRGTIGGDPEDGLNPLAIVKFVAAYATFIRKNTKVTTNKIVVGRDARISGPMVKQVVLGTLMGMGFDVVDIDLATTPTTELAVAMEGACGGIILTASHNPKQWNALKLLNEKGEFLNAAEGAEVLALAAKEDFQFADVDHLGKVITDTTYIQKHIDSVLKLDLVDVEAIKAANFKVAIDCVNSVGGIAIPALLEALGVKQVLKLNCEPTGHFAHNPEPLPEHLTDISNLIRTEKADVGFVVDPDVDRLAIVCENGEMFVEEYTLVAVADYVLSRTPGNTVSNLSSSRALRDVTHRYAGCEYNAAAVGEVNVVTKMKETNAVIGGEGNGGVIYPASHYGRDALVGIALFLTHLAKKHMTVSELRATYPPYFISKQKVQLTPEINVDAILAKVKEKFAQYDITDIDGVKIDFPDKWVHLRKSNTEPIIRIYSEAHTMKEAEELGGELIQIIHDMCK; the protein is encoded by the coding sequence ATGACATTAATTAAATCTATTTCCGGTATTCGTGGTACAATTGGCGGAGATCCGGAAGATGGCTTGAATCCGTTAGCCATAGTTAAGTTTGTTGCTGCCTATGCGACATTTATCCGTAAGAATACAAAGGTAACGACGAACAAGATTGTTGTCGGCCGGGATGCTCGTATCTCTGGACCGATGGTAAAGCAGGTGGTTTTAGGAACCTTGATGGGCATGGGTTTTGATGTAGTGGATATTGACCTAGCTACTACACCGACAACCGAACTGGCCGTTGCTATGGAAGGCGCCTGTGGCGGTATTATCTTGACTGCCAGTCATAATCCGAAGCAATGGAATGCCTTGAAACTGCTGAACGAGAAAGGAGAGTTCCTGAATGCAGCCGAAGGAGCTGAAGTGTTGGCTTTGGCGGCAAAAGAAGATTTCCAGTTTGCGGATGTAGATCATTTGGGAAAGGTAATTACTGATACGACATATATCCAGAAACATATTGATTCTGTATTGAAGTTGGATCTGGTCGATGTAGAAGCAATCAAGGCTGCGAACTTCAAGGTGGCAATCGACTGTGTGAATTCAGTGGGTGGTATTGCTATTCCAGCTTTGCTGGAAGCTTTGGGTGTAAAGCAGGTATTGAAGCTGAACTGCGAACCGACTGGTCATTTTGCGCATAATCCGGAACCGCTACCGGAACACCTGACGGATATTTCCAATCTGATCCGTACTGAAAAGGCAGATGTTGGTTTTGTTGTAGATCCGGATGTGGATCGTCTGGCCATTGTTTGCGAGAACGGTGAAATGTTCGTTGAAGAATATACTTTGGTGGCCGTAGCTGATTATGTATTAAGCCGTACGCCGGGTAATACAGTCAGCAACCTGAGTTCAAGCCGTGCCTTGAGAGACGTAACTCATCGTTATGCCGGTTGTGAATACAATGCAGCTGCTGTGGGCGAAGTGAATGTGGTTACGAAGATGAAGGAAACCAATGCCGTGATCGGTGGTGAAGGGAATGGCGGTGTAATCTACCCGGCCAGCCATTATGGTCGTGATGCCTTGGTGGGTATTGCCTTGTTCCTGACTCATCTGGCGAAGAAACATATGACGGTAAGTGAACTGCGTGCTACGTATCCTCCTTATTTCATCTCGAAGCAGAAAGTTCAGCTGACGCCGGAGATTAATGTGGATGCCATTTTAGCCAAGGTTAAGGAAAAGTTTGCTCAGTATGATATTACGGATATTGATGGGGTGAAGATCGATTTCCCCGACAAATGGGTTCATTTGCGCAAGAGCAATACGGAACCGATTATCCGTATCTATTCGGAAGCTCATACTATGAAGGAAGCTGAAGAGCTGGGTGGTGAACTGATTCAGATCATCCATGACATGTGTAAATAA
- a CDS encoding dihydroorotate dehydrogenase-like protein — protein sequence MINLKTQYAGLTLQSPIIVSSSGLTNNAERNKEFEKAGAGAIVLKSLFEEQMEMQSDAMLQESDYPEAADYIRGYIKANHVENYLELIRKSKELCTIPIIASINCYRADTWIEFAKQLQDAGADAIELNVFFLETDIHHSCEDLYRLYTQILKKVKQVVTIPVIIKLGKYISNMPALVNQLKANGADGVVLFNRFYQPDIDLNTMQLVSGNVFSSHADLSDTIRWTAIVSGKIPNISIASSTGVHDWEDVVKCLLAGASAVEMCSAIYTHGAEIISQITTCVEEWMHQAHYESLDQFIGKLNYANIPNPALYERSQFMKYFSNRD from the coding sequence ATGATTAACCTAAAGACACAATACGCGGGACTGACACTTCAGTCTCCTATTATCGTCAGCAGTTCTGGCTTGACCAACAACGCAGAACGCAACAAGGAATTTGAAAAAGCCGGTGCCGGTGCCATCGTTCTGAAATCTTTATTTGAGGAACAAATGGAAATGCAGAGCGACGCCATGTTACAAGAATCTGATTATCCGGAAGCTGCTGATTACATCCGTGGCTACATCAAAGCAAATCATGTAGAGAACTATCTGGAACTGATCCGCAAATCAAAAGAATTGTGTACCATTCCTATCATTGCCAGCATCAACTGCTATCGGGCAGATACATGGATTGAGTTTGCCAAACAACTGCAAGATGCCGGAGCCGATGCGATTGAACTGAATGTCTTCTTCCTTGAGACAGACATCCATCACAGCTGCGAAGACTTGTATCGGTTATATACTCAGATCCTGAAGAAAGTAAAACAAGTGGTTACGATTCCTGTCATCATCAAACTCGGAAAATACATCTCTAACATGCCGGCATTGGTTAATCAACTGAAGGCTAATGGAGCTGACGGAGTTGTTCTGTTCAACCGTTTCTATCAGCCGGACATTGATCTGAATACAATGCAGCTGGTATCAGGCAATGTATTCAGTAGCCATGCAGACTTGAGTGACACCATTCGCTGGACAGCCATTGTATCGGGTAAGATTCCTAATATCAGCATTGCTTCTTCTACTGGCGTACACGACTGGGAAGACGTTGTGAAATGCTTGCTGGCCGGAGCATCTGCCGTTGAAATGTGCAGCGCTATCTACACACACGGAGCAGAAATCATCTCACAAATCACTACTTGTGTAGAAGAATGGATGCATCAGGCTCATTATGAATCATTGGATCAGTTTATCGGAAAGCTGAATTATGCCAATATTCCGAATCCAGCTTTATACGAACGTTCACAGTTCATGAAATATTTCTCCAACAGAGACTAA
- a CDS encoding DUF4494 domain-containing protein, whose protein sequence is MHNWFECKVSFEKMLENGMQKKVTEPYLVDALSFTEAESRIIEEIRPFITGEFTVTDIKRARISELFFNENGDRYYKIKVYFITLDEKSGAEKKTAAQMLAQASTLKEAIAVLEEGMKGTLSDYTIASVTETQLMDVFPFDPNSIPSEPKSGEELIAEQKKAAETTI, encoded by the coding sequence ATGCACAACTGGTTTGAATGTAAAGTCTCTTTCGAGAAGATGCTTGAAAATGGTATGCAGAAGAAAGTAACAGAGCCTTATCTTGTAGATGCCCTGTCGTTTACTGAAGCTGAATCACGTATTATCGAAGAAATTCGTCCTTTCATTACAGGTGAGTTTACGGTAACAGACATCAAGCGTGCACGTATTTCAGAATTATTCTTCAATGAGAATGGCGATCGTTACTATAAAATAAAAGTATATTTCATTACCCTTGATGAAAAGAGCGGGGCTGAAAAGAAAACAGCAGCCCAGATGCTGGCTCAGGCATCAACCTTAAAAGAAGCCATCGCTGTATTGGAAGAAGGCATGAAAGGTACTTTATCCGATTATACAATCGCTTCGGTTACAGAAACTCAGTTGATGGACGTATTCCCGTTTGATCCGAACAGCATTCCTTCTGAACCCAAATCAGGTGAAGAACTGATTGCTGAACAAAAGAAAGCGGCAGAAACAACGATCTAA